A single region of the Thermococcus zilligii AN1 genome encodes:
- a CDS encoding 30S ribosomal protein S19e — translation MATVYDVPGDLLVKRVAEKLKEIEEIKPPEWAKFVKTGRHKERLPEQEDWWYYRVASVFRKVYVDGPVGIERLRTWYGGRKNRGHAPERFYKASGSIVRKALQQLEQAGFIQKVPGEGRAVTPKGQSFLDTIATELKKELEERIPELKKY, via the coding sequence ATGGCCACGGTTTATGACGTTCCCGGTGACCTGCTCGTTAAGAGGGTCGCGGAAAAGCTCAAGGAGATCGAGGAGATAAAGCCCCCGGAGTGGGCCAAGTTCGTAAAGACCGGCAGGCACAAGGAGAGGCTCCCGGAGCAGGAAGACTGGTGGTACTACAGAGTAGCAAGCGTCTTCAGGAAGGTCTACGTCGACGGGCCGGTCGGCATCGAGAGGCTCCGCACCTGGTACGGCGGAAGGAAGAACCGCGGGCACGCTCCCGAGCGCTTCTACAAGGCCAGCGGAAGCATAGTCAGAAAAGCCCTCCAGCAGCTGGAGCAGGCCGGCTTCATCCAGAAGGTTCCCGGCGAGGGAAGGGCCGTAACACCCAAGGGCCAGAGCTTCCTCGACACGATCGCCACCGAGCTCAAGAAGGAGCTTGAAGAGCGGATTCCGGAGCTCAAGAAGTACTGA
- a CDS encoding HEPN domain-containing protein, whose amino-acid sequence MPSKEKGLLSIKRAEEWLSEARKTLGFGSYRSSLIASYMAMFHAARALLFKDGWREKSHYCIARYLDEFYVKTGKLDGSWVELLDRMRELRHEDQYDIVYTPEAEEAEEALEIAGKFIDVVKKLLEELE is encoded by the coding sequence GTGCCGTCAAAGGAGAAAGGACTGCTGAGCATTAAACGCGCCGAGGAGTGGCTCTCCGAGGCACGGAAGACCCTCGGATTCGGCTCTTACAGGAGCTCGCTCATTGCATCATACATGGCGATGTTCCACGCCGCCAGGGCACTCCTCTTCAAAGACGGCTGGAGGGAAAAGAGTCACTACTGCATAGCGCGCTATCTTGATGAGTTTTATGTAAAAACCGGAAAGCTCGATGGGAGCTGGGTGGAACTCTTGGATAGGATGCGCGAGCTTAGGCACGAGGACCAGTATGATATCGTTTACACTCCAGAGGCTGAGGAGGCCGAGGAAGCTTTGGAAATAGCAGGGAAGTTTATTGATGTTGTCAAAAAGCTCTTGGAGGAGTTGGAATGA
- a CDS encoding DUF7411 family protein — MLVYHLYSGGKDSSLAAWMLTRLGYDVRLVTVSFGILDNWRFAREAAENLGFEHRVLYMPGEILEKAADMAIEDGHPSNAIQFIHEKALEALASLPEVERISDGTRRDDRVPLLDLPKARSLEDRFNVAYIRPLLGIGYRTIKELTERLFVVEIRESEQLEKADYEVELRHLLRERGVDPLTIFPKSHYQSRVLGWRGQL; from the coding sequence ATGCTCGTCTATCACCTCTACTCGGGCGGAAAGGACTCCAGTCTGGCCGCCTGGATGCTGACGAGGCTCGGCTACGATGTCAGGCTGGTGACTGTGAGCTTTGGCATCCTTGATAACTGGCGCTTCGCGAGGGAAGCGGCTGAAAACCTCGGCTTCGAGCACAGGGTTCTCTACATGCCCGGGGAGATCCTCGAAAAGGCCGCGGACATGGCAATAGAAGACGGCCACCCGAGCAACGCGATACAGTTCATCCATGAGAAAGCTCTGGAGGCTCTTGCTTCTCTCCCGGAAGTTGAAAGGATAAGTGACGGCACCAGGAGGGACGACCGCGTTCCCCTCCTCGACCTGCCAAAGGCCCGCTCGCTGGAGGACAGATTCAACGTCGCCTACATAAGGCCCCTCCTCGGCATCGGCTACAGGACGATTAAAGAACTCACGGAGAGGCTCTTTGTAGTTGAAATCCGCGAGAGCGAGCAGCTTGAGAAGGCCGACTATGAAGTGGAGCTGAGGCACCTCCTCCGCGAGAGGGGCGTCGACCCGCTCACCATCTTCCCGAAGAGCCACTATCAGTCGAGGGTTCTGGGCTGGAGGGGGCAACTGTGA
- a CDS encoding YhbY family RNA-binding protein → MEKRLPGKVRRALRAMYYDIEPRAWIGKNGLDEGVIEEINTQLERDGILKVEIRKGALISTGLDRKALAERVAELTDSELIEVRGKRFILFKPREGWEKYLRKLQRKELSEEKREEKPVKKVRLDIANFRKKFKKGRD, encoded by the coding sequence ATGGAGAAACGCTTACCCGGTAAGGTGAGGAGAGCACTTCGCGCGATGTATTACGATATAGAACCGCGAGCCTGGATAGGGAAGAACGGACTCGATGAAGGGGTCATCGAGGAGATAAACACCCAGCTCGAAAGGGATGGCATCCTCAAGGTCGAGATAAGGAAGGGCGCGCTCATCTCAACCGGTCTCGACAGAAAAGCCCTGGCGGAGAGGGTGGCCGAGCTCACGGACAGCGAGCTCATCGAGGTCAGGGGCAAAAGGTTTATATTGTTCAAGCCGAGGGAAGGCTGGGAAAAGTATTTAAGGAAGCTCCAGAGAAAGGAGCTTTCGGAAGAAAAGCGGGAAGAGAAGCCCGTTAAAAAAGTCAGGCTCGATATCGCTAACTTCAGGAAGAAGTTTAAGAAAGGGAGGGATTGA
- a CDS encoding transcription initiation factor IIB, translating to MEKRRVCPVCGSEEFIYDPSRGEIVCAKCGYVVEENVVDEGPEWRAFDPGQREKRARVGAPESILLHDKGLSTDIGIDRSVTGLMREKMYRLRKWQSRLRVSDAAERNLAFALSELDRLASHLALPRHVEEEAARLYREAVRKGLIRGRSIESVIAACVYAACRLLKIPRTLDEIAEVSKVDKKEIGRSFRFIARHLNLTPKKLFVKPSDYVNKFADELGLSEKVRKRAIELLEEAYNRGLTSGKSPAGLVAAALYIAGLMEEERRTQREVAEVARVTEVTVRNRYKELVEKLNLKVPLT from the coding sequence GTGGAAAAAAGAAGGGTTTGCCCGGTTTGCGGCTCCGAGGAGTTTATATACGACCCCAGCAGGGGAGAAATCGTCTGCGCCAAGTGCGGCTACGTTGTTGAGGAGAACGTTGTGGATGAGGGCCCCGAGTGGAGGGCCTTCGACCCCGGACAGCGAGAAAAAAGGGCACGCGTTGGCGCCCCCGAGAGCATTCTTCTACACGATAAAGGACTCTCCACCGACATTGGTATTGACCGCTCCGTCACGGGCTTAATGAGAGAGAAAATGTACCGTCTCAGGAAGTGGCAGTCCCGGCTCAGGGTTAGTGACGCCGCGGAGAGAAACCTCGCCTTTGCCCTAAGCGAACTGGACAGACTGGCAAGCCACTTAGCTCTCCCGAGGCACGTTGAAGAAGAGGCGGCAAGGCTCTACCGTGAGGCGGTCAGGAAAGGCCTCATAAGGGGAAGGTCTATAGAGAGCGTCATAGCCGCCTGTGTTTACGCCGCCTGCAGGCTTCTCAAAATACCGCGTACTCTGGACGAGATAGCCGAGGTTTCAAAAGTCGATAAGAAAGAGATCGGGAGGAGCTTCCGTTTCATAGCGAGGCACCTGAACCTTACCCCCAAAAAGCTCTTCGTCAAGCCCAGCGACTATGTCAATAAATTTGCGGACGAACTTGGCCTGAGCGAAAAGGTCAGAAAGAGGGCCATAGAACTGCTCGAGGAAGCCTACAACAGGGGGCTAACAAGCGGAAAGAGCCCCGCCGGCCTGGTTGCGGCGGCTCTCTACATAGCCGGACTCATGGAGGAAGAGCGCAGAACCCAGAGGGAAGTGGCCGAGGTGGCAAGGGTCACCGAGGTAACCGTGAGGAACAGGTACAAAGAGCTCGTGGAAAAACTAAACCTGAAGGTCCCGCTGACATGA
- a CDS encoding 5-oxoprolinase subunit C family protein: MIELLRVPSLLTVQDSGREGYRKLGVPVSGYMDDYSARIANYLVGNPGNSPLLEFLLAGPTLRFNASSVFATAGDVDVRLNEVPIEPWESHWAKRGDVLEVGTLRSGLYGYIAFAGGIKRERLLGSCSAYPRANLGRPLKAGDTLSPGYAVLTGREGRHLPGELRPDYSDNRREIKVVLGPNLEHFTGEGVETFLSETYTVTPESDRMGYRLDGPAIGHSSLGADIVTEPLVPGAVQVPADGRPIVMMRDAQTTGGYAKVATVISADLHLLAQSRPGTGVRFRAVTVEEALEILRGREKTLGAIEAFLEGEMRAYKVKAGEKEFTAFAGKVKY, from the coding sequence TTGATTGAGCTCCTCAGGGTTCCCTCCCTTCTGACGGTCCAGGATTCCGGCAGGGAAGGCTACAGAAAGCTCGGAGTTCCAGTCTCTGGTTACATGGATGACTATTCGGCGAGGATAGCCAACTACCTCGTCGGAAACCCCGGAAACAGCCCGCTCCTTGAGTTCCTCCTCGCAGGGCCGACGCTGAGGTTCAACGCCTCCTCCGTCTTTGCCACCGCCGGTGATGTCGACGTCAGGCTCAACGAGGTTCCAATAGAGCCCTGGGAGAGCCACTGGGCGAAGAGGGGCGACGTTCTTGAGGTGGGAACTTTAAGGAGCGGCCTCTACGGCTACATAGCCTTCGCGGGCGGAATAAAGCGCGAGAGGCTTTTGGGGAGTTGCTCTGCTTACCCGAGGGCGAACCTCGGAAGGCCGCTGAAGGCTGGGGATACGCTCAGCCCGGGTTATGCAGTCCTAACAGGTAGGGAGGGGCGCCATCTTCCCGGGGAGCTCAGACCGGATTATTCGGACAATAGGAGAGAAATAAAGGTCGTCCTCGGGCCGAACCTCGAGCACTTTACCGGGGAAGGCGTTGAGACGTTTCTGAGCGAGACGTACACCGTAACCCCCGAGTCCGACAGGATGGGCTACCGCCTGGACGGGCCGGCAATAGGGCACTCTTCTCTGGGAGCCGATATCGTGACCGAGCCCCTCGTACCCGGGGCCGTCCAGGTTCCAGCGGATGGAAGGCCGATAGTTATGATGCGCGACGCTCAGACAACCGGTGGATACGCAAAGGTGGCGACGGTGATAAGCGCTGATCTGCACCTCTTAGCCCAGAGCAGGCCGGGGACGGGAGTGCGCTTTAGAGCGGTAACCGTTGAGGAAGCCTTAGAAATCCTGAGGGGGCGCGAGAAGACGCTGGGAGCTATAGAGGCCTTTTTGGAGGGGGAGATGAGGGCTTACAAAGTGAAGGCGGGAGAAAAAGAGTTCACGGCCTTCGCGGGAAAGGTTAAATATTGA
- the pxpB gene encoding 5-oxoprolinase subunit PxpB, with the protein MRPEIKPAGDSALLISFGEAIDGEVNARVHSIARAIEKAGFEWLVEVVPAYSSLLVIYDPLKVTCAGVEASIGPLLDTKGETSGGRLVEIPVVYGSSYGPDIGFVAGHSGLTVDDVIEIHSRPVYLVYFLGFLPGFAYLGGMDKRIATPRLEKPRLKVPAGSVGIAGKQTGVYPLESPGGWRLIGRTPLRLFNPTKEPPTLLRPGDRVKFVPIDEGEFRELYAEEWGEGVD; encoded by the coding sequence ATGAGGCCCGAAATAAAGCCTGCGGGCGACTCTGCCCTCCTCATATCCTTCGGTGAGGCCATAGACGGGGAGGTAAACGCCAGGGTTCACTCGATAGCGAGGGCGATAGAAAAGGCGGGCTTTGAATGGCTGGTTGAGGTGGTCCCGGCTTACTCCTCGCTCCTTGTGATCTACGACCCCCTCAAAGTCACCTGCGCCGGAGTTGAGGCCTCGATAGGGCCCCTGCTGGATACAAAGGGCGAGACCTCCGGGGGCAGGCTCGTTGAAATACCCGTGGTCTACGGCTCTTCCTACGGGCCGGACATCGGGTTTGTTGCCGGGCACAGCGGCCTCACCGTTGACGACGTCATTGAAATCCATTCGAGGCCGGTCTATCTCGTTTACTTCCTCGGCTTCCTTCCCGGCTTCGCTTACCTCGGCGGAATGGATAAGAGAATAGCAACGCCCCGTCTGGAAAAACCCCGCCTGAAAGTTCCCGCCGGTTCGGTTGGCATAGCGGGAAAGCAGACTGGCGTTTACCCTCTCGAAAGTCCGGGCGGCTGGCGGTTAATAGGGAGGACGCCGTTGAGGCTTTTTAACCCCACAAAAGAGCCCCCAACCCTTCTCCGGCCGGGTGACAGGGTGAAGTTCGTGCCGATAGACGAGGGCGAGTTCAGGGAGTTATACGCGGAAGAATGGGGTGAAGGCGTTGATTGA
- a CDS encoding DUF512 domain-containing protein, with product MYEFTEDFKLRQITKYGLDGVDEREDLVVIPPSSRAGPCGSNCLFCYLRQNPPEMIYRVSFHDTLNDRELEKRIAYVSEHYPELWIRITDTAGNVGLDEERIKSLSRAGLDEMQISVHTTKKEKRIALMRSPLAGRLIDLLPLVAKTFRVIADIILTPGYNVDDIGEIIRDLASMEVAEVRLFPVGVTRYNKNVRPLTREELVFVKETAVEAGDETGIKVVIPPVFRALLGELRLDFGPFEVEPAIPTYILTGELAYPELRRIFPRIPVVMVKNEFFGGNIGTAGLLTGRDVLRTVEGLPEVDLGLILLPELMFYGDKTLDGYTRDELISRILVGKGYMVESALEPAEIPKVLEKVGAI from the coding sequence ATGTATGAGTTCACCGAGGACTTCAAACTCAGGCAGATCACAAAGTACGGGCTCGATGGAGTCGATGAGAGGGAGGACTTAGTTGTCATCCCCCCGTCGAGCAGGGCCGGCCCCTGCGGGAGCAACTGCCTCTTCTGCTATCTCCGCCAGAATCCGCCGGAGATGATTTACCGCGTCTCCTTCCACGACACCCTCAATGACCGGGAGCTCGAGAAGAGGATAGCCTACGTCAGCGAGCACTACCCGGAGCTGTGGATCCGCATTACAGATACCGCTGGAAACGTTGGGCTCGACGAGGAAAGGATCAAAAGCCTCTCCAGGGCAGGGCTCGATGAAATGCAGATTTCAGTCCACACGACGAAGAAGGAGAAGAGGATTGCGCTGATGAGGAGCCCGCTCGCGGGCAGGCTTATAGACCTTCTCCCGCTGGTCGCTAAAACTTTCAGGGTCATAGCGGACATAATCCTCACCCCGGGCTACAACGTTGACGACATAGGTGAGATAATAAGGGATCTGGCCTCTATGGAGGTCGCGGAGGTCAGGCTGTTCCCCGTCGGCGTGACAAGGTACAACAAAAACGTCAGACCGCTCACGAGGGAGGAGCTGGTTTTCGTTAAGGAGACAGCGGTGGAAGCCGGGGATGAAACCGGTATAAAGGTCGTCATTCCCCCGGTGTTCAGGGCCCTCCTCGGGGAGCTGAGGCTCGACTTTGGGCCCTTTGAGGTTGAGCCGGCAATCCCGACTTACATCCTCACGGGCGAGCTGGCCTATCCGGAGCTCAGGAGGATCTTCCCGAGGATTCCTGTGGTTATGGTGAAGAACGAGTTCTTCGGGGGCAACATTGGGACGGCCGGTCTTCTTACCGGAAGAGATGTCCTGAGAACCGTTGAGGGCCTCCCCGAAGTTGACCTCGGCCTGATTCTTCTTCCGGAGCTCATGTTCTACGGCGATAAAACGCTCGACGGCTACACGAGGGATGAGCTCATCTCGAGGATACTCGTTGGGAAGGGATACATGGTCGAGAGCGCACTTGAGCCGGCCGAGATTCCTAAGGTTCTTGAGAAGGTCGGGGCAATTTAA
- a CDS encoding DNA-3-methyladenine glycosylase family protein: protein MIRNGTWKFEGGVFYQALRLPSGEITVAGYDGENFLLPDDLGEGDKKFVEEKLSFILGLDTDLDSFYAEISDSPFAFLIDEFRGLTIPAAPGEYQALVEVIAQQQVSFDFAQRTIANLVRIAGKPAGDIYAFPRPEEIAQLGEEKLGEAKLGYRAHYIKNLTALYLEGKLSLELWDWGVEEALGYLTKFRGIGKWTAELFLAYGLRKNVYPAGDLGLRRGIAKIFGKSVKEVKERDVREIIEPYGKWKGLLAFYVTCYDRKTELERKVKIQNRRKSHG from the coding sequence ATGATAAGGAACGGCACGTGGAAGTTTGAAGGGGGAGTGTTTTACCAGGCCCTCCGCCTCCCCAGCGGGGAAATAACCGTGGCCGGCTACGACGGGGAAAACTTTCTGCTTCCTGATGACCTTGGGGAGGGGGACAAAAAGTTCGTTGAGGAGAAGCTCTCCTTCATCCTCGGCCTTGACACTGACCTGGACTCCTTCTACGCGGAGATAAGCGATTCGCCCTTTGCCTTCCTAATTGATGAATTCAGAGGTTTAACCATCCCCGCCGCTCCAGGCGAGTATCAGGCCCTTGTTGAGGTCATAGCACAGCAGCAGGTGAGCTTCGACTTCGCCCAGAGGACGATTGCCAACCTTGTGAGAATAGCCGGGAAGCCTGCGGGGGACATTTATGCCTTTCCAAGGCCAGAAGAGATAGCCCAACTGGGTGAGGAAAAGCTCGGGGAGGCGAAGCTCGGCTACCGCGCTCACTACATAAAGAACCTGACCGCCCTCTACCTTGAGGGGAAGCTCAGCCTCGAGCTGTGGGACTGGGGCGTGGAGGAAGCGCTGGGATACCTCACGAAGTTCCGAGGGATAGGGAAGTGGACGGCCGAGCTCTTCCTCGCCTATGGTTTAAGGAAGAACGTCTATCCCGCCGGTGACCTCGGGCTTAGGAGGGGAATAGCGAAGATTTTCGGGAAGAGCGTGAAGGAAGTGAAAGAGCGAGACGTTCGAGAAATAATCGAGCCCTACGGGAAGTGGAAGGGCCTGCTGGCCTTTTATGTGACCTGCTACGACAGGAAGACCGAGCTGGAGAGGAAAGTTAAAATACAAAACCGGCGAAAAAGTCACGGGTGA
- a CDS encoding nucleotidyltransferase domain-containing protein gives MHELLSTEERIKVLQYVLERSLIGVEEVANATGLSKGLVSKTLSLLVKYGITKKEGRKFKILETPQKRELKRFLNFVTLYPKLKALKEDWIISLGVYGSFARGENRPESDLDVWVFTKKPGISRSAKLKRAIELAVGREVNLLLLTSNRLNALRENDPVFYYSLVYGSLIIWGEPLDRISSLRGEGTAQKGSAVKGERTAEH, from the coding sequence ATGCACGAACTGCTCTCAACTGAGGAAAGAATAAAGGTGCTCCAGTACGTTTTAGAGCGTAGTCTCATCGGCGTGGAAGAGGTAGCCAACGCCACCGGACTGAGCAAGGGGCTTGTCTCGAAGACCCTTTCACTCCTCGTGAAATATGGGATAACGAAAAAAGAGGGGAGGAAGTTCAAAATTCTGGAAACCCCTCAGAAAAGGGAGCTCAAAAGGTTCCTGAACTTTGTAACACTATATCCAAAGCTCAAGGCACTGAAAGAGGACTGGATTATTTCCCTTGGAGTCTACGGAAGCTTCGCGAGGGGGGAAAACAGGCCGGAGAGCGACCTTGATGTCTGGGTTTTCACCAAAAAGCCGGGAATTTCGAGGTCAGCCAAACTAAAGAGGGCAATAGAGCTTGCCGTAGGGAGGGAAGTTAACCTGCTCCTGCTCACATCAAACCGCCTGAATGCCCTGAGGGAAAACGACCCGGTGTTTTACTACTCCTTGGTTTACGGTTCGCTGATAATATGGGGGGAGCCCCTTGACAGGATTTCAAGCCTGCGTGGAGAGGGGACTGCTCAGAAGGGTAGTGCCGTCAAAGGAGAAAGGACTGCTGAGCATTAA
- a CDS encoding antitoxin family protein: protein MGVVEAIYENGVFKPLKKLNLPEKRKVKLIILDEFIRDLDDAFGILEADIDLEKLRKEWDRDVSP from the coding sequence ATGGGGGTTGTGGAGGCGATTTACGAGAACGGGGTTTTCAAGCCGCTGAAGAAGCTCAACCTTCCTGAGAAGAGGAAGGTGAAGCTGATAATCCTGGACGAGTTCATCAGAGACCTAGACGATGCCTTTGGGATACTGGAGGCGGACATAGATTTAGAGAAGCTCAGGAAGGAGTGGGACAGGGATGTATCTCCTTGA
- a CDS encoding type II toxin-antitoxin system VapC family toxin, translating to MKEEKVRVIDAAIFIQGVDVEGVTTPKVAEEVKDPESRLFLEGLISAGKVRVLAPSKGSMEAIKDAARRTGELSELSEADIEVLALAYELNGVLFTDDYNLQNVARTLGIEFRTLKRGIKRTIRWNYVCIGCGKKFGEMPPEGFCPDCGSPVRLIPKKGHQRRR from the coding sequence ATGAAAGAGGAAAAAGTTAGGGTGATCGACGCGGCGATATTCATCCAGGGCGTTGACGTGGAAGGCGTAACCACGCCAAAGGTCGCTGAAGAGGTGAAGGACCCCGAGTCGAGGCTGTTCTTAGAAGGCCTGATCAGCGCGGGCAAGGTCAGGGTTCTGGCCCCCTCGAAGGGGAGCATGGAGGCCATCAAAGACGCCGCGAGGAGGACGGGCGAGCTGAGCGAGCTGAGCGAGGCTGATATAGAGGTTCTCGCCTTAGCTTACGAGCTTAACGGCGTCCTCTTCACCGACGACTACAACCTCCAGAACGTAGCCAGAACCCTCGGCATAGAGTTCAGAACGCTAAAGCGGGGCATAAAAAGGACAATCCGCTGGAACTACGTCTGCATAGGTTGCGGGAAAAAATTTGGGGAGATGCCTCCCGAGGGGTTCTGCCCCGACTGCGGAAGCCCCGTGAGGCTGATCCCGAAAAAAGGTCATCAAAGACGTAGATAG
- a CDS encoding DNA-binding protein translates to MAEDVEEIKKRKLMELQRKYLEQQKAQEEAIRQEMELEAQLNAIMRKVLTPEARERLGRVKLVRPELARQVELILAQLYQAGQIKEPLSDEKLKRILAQIEERTRKEFRIKW, encoded by the coding sequence ATGGCAGAGGACGTGGAGGAGATCAAGAAGCGAAAGCTCATGGAGCTTCAAAGGAAGTACCTCGAGCAGCAAAAGGCGCAGGAAGAGGCAATAAGGCAGGAGATGGAGCTTGAGGCCCAGCTTAACGCCATAATGAGGAAGGTTCTAACTCCGGAGGCCCGGGAGAGGCTTGGGAGAGTCAAGCTTGTGAGGCCCGAGCTTGCGAGACAGGTTGAGCTCATTTTAGCCCAGCTCTATCAGGCAGGCCAGATAAAGGAACCGCTGAGTGATGAAAAGCTGAAGAGGATACTGGCCCAGATAGAGGAGAGAACCAGAAAGGAGTTCAGGATAAAATGGTAG
- a CDS encoding PIN domain-containing protein — translation MIRVYLDTNVLLNVWFKEENPKTGEKLWNAPLQILELVENGKIEGVVSIFTLMESVQVFKRNKLDPERVKEIEDVGIEVYIPNELTLIDAFSFQLKLGTDPYDSVALASALASGCDVLITRDEDFRKKAEEQIRILSPEEFLEWIATSDES, via the coding sequence ATGATTAGGGTCTATCTCGACACAAACGTCCTCCTGAACGTCTGGTTCAAAGAAGAGAACCCTAAAACTGGGGAAAAGCTGTGGAATGCTCCCCTCCAGATTTTAGAACTTGTCGAAAACGGAAAGATTGAAGGTGTCGTTTCGATATTCACGCTGATGGAAAGTGTCCAGGTGTTCAAAAGAAACAAGTTGGATCCCGAAAGGGTCAAAGAGATTGAGGACGTTGGTATTGAGGTTTACATCCCCAACGAACTGACCCTGATTGATGCGTTCTCTTTTCAGTTGAAACTTGGCACTGACCCTTACGATTCTGTGGCACTGGCATCAGCACTGGCGTCGGGGTGTGATGTCCTGATAACGCGAGACGAAGACTTCAGGAAGAAAGCAGAGGAGCAGATAAGGATTTTGAGTCCCGAAGAATTCCTCGAATGGATCGCCACGAGTGATGAGTCATGA
- a CDS encoding LamB/YcsF family protein, with protein MKVDLNSDLGESFGRYRLGLDEEVMKYISSANVATGWHAGDPLVMRNTVRLAKEKGVAVGAHPGYPDLLGFGRRYMELSPEEARNYTLYQIGALYAFARAEGLELQHVKPHGALYNALAKEEELARAVIEGIADFDRRLIFVTLSGSKPAEIAEEMGVKAAHEVFADRAYNPDGTLVSRSKPEAVIHDKDEIAERVVSMVRDGGVKAINGEWVELKVDTICLHGDNPKAVEIAAHVRRALEEEGVRIVPMREVVR; from the coding sequence ATGAAGGTTGACCTCAACTCTGATCTGGGGGAGAGCTTTGGGAGGTACAGGCTCGGCCTCGATGAGGAGGTTATGAAGTACATAAGCTCGGCCAACGTCGCCACCGGCTGGCACGCGGGGGATCCCCTCGTCATGAGGAACACCGTAAGGCTCGCGAAGGAGAAGGGCGTGGCCGTCGGAGCACACCCCGGCTATCCAGATTTGCTCGGCTTCGGGAGGAGATACATGGAGCTTTCTCCGGAGGAAGCGAGGAACTACACCCTCTACCAGATCGGGGCACTTTACGCCTTTGCCAGAGCGGAAGGCCTCGAGTTACAGCACGTCAAGCCGCATGGTGCCCTTTACAACGCCTTAGCAAAGGAGGAAGAGCTCGCGAGGGCGGTCATTGAGGGGATAGCCGACTTCGACAGAAGGCTCATCTTCGTGACGCTTTCCGGCTCAAAGCCTGCTGAGATAGCGGAGGAGATGGGGGTAAAAGCGGCCCACGAGGTCTTTGCCGACAGGGCCTACAACCCGGACGGAACGCTGGTTTCACGCTCGAAACCGGAGGCGGTGATACATGACAAAGACGAGATAGCCGAGCGCGTGGTTTCCATGGTCAGGGACGGCGGAGTTAAGGCGATAAACGGCGAGTGGGTGGAGCTCAAAGTCGACACAATCTGCCTCCACGGGGACAATCCTAAGGCCGTGGAGATAGCGGCCCACGTGAGGAGGGCACTCGAAGAGGAGGGAGTGAGGATAGTGCCGATGAGGGAGGTAGTCCGTTAG
- a CDS encoding adenylate kinase family protein codes for MIIAVTGTPGVGKTTVSRLLAEKLGYEYVNLRDYAVEKGIGEMKGDELEVEVDELAYNFERDFAGRDAVVDGHLSHFLRADLVVVLRAHPRLIGERLKERGYSREKVGENVEAELVDVILVEALEENENVIEVDTTGKTPEEVAEEILGLIGGGVKRRVGVVDWSEVYDEVIPYLRL; via the coding sequence ATGATCATAGCGGTAACCGGCACGCCGGGAGTTGGAAAGACAACCGTTTCAAGGCTTTTAGCTGAAAAGCTCGGCTATGAGTACGTAAATCTCAGGGACTACGCGGTTGAGAAGGGAATCGGTGAGATGAAGGGGGATGAGCTCGAGGTTGAGGTGGACGAGCTGGCCTACAACTTCGAGCGGGACTTCGCCGGAAGAGATGCCGTCGTCGACGGGCACCTGAGCCACTTCCTCAGGGCCGACCTCGTGGTTGTTCTGCGCGCCCATCCCAGGCTGATAGGCGAGAGGCTAAAGGAGAGGGGCTATTCGAGGGAGAAGGTCGGGGAAAACGTCGAGGCTGAGCTCGTTGATGTCATCCTCGTGGAGGCCCTTGAGGAAAACGAGAACGTAATCGAGGTTGATACAACTGGGAAAACCCCGGAGGAAGTCGCTGAGGAGATCCTCGGGCTCATCGGGGGGGGCGTTAAGAGAAGGGTCGGCGTCGTTGACTGGAGCGAGGTTTACGACGAGGTTATTCCCTATCTACGTCTTTGA
- a CDS encoding type II toxin-antitoxin system VapC family toxin — translation MYLLDTDVLIDVLRGVEGAREFLIEIVERGAFISTVTIAELFSGRETRDPIKKEKITRLLGHFEALPVTPEVAMLAGEIRRDYQVSLGDAIIAATAAVHGLTVVTGNTRHFAGVEGVSVLKPPYR, via the coding sequence ATGTATCTCCTTGATACCGACGTTCTGATTGACGTTCTCAGGGGTGTTGAGGGGGCCAGAGAATTTTTGATAGAAATCGTGGAGAGAGGGGCATTTATCTCCACCGTTACGATAGCGGAGCTGTTCTCAGGCAGGGAGACGAGAGATCCAATTAAGAAGGAGAAGATAACGAGGCTTCTTGGCCACTTTGAGGCCCTGCCGGTAACTCCTGAGGTGGCAATGCTCGCGGGAGAGATCAGAAGGGACTACCAAGTGTCACTGGGAGATGCGATCATAGCCGCCACTGCGGCTGTTCATGGGCTTACAGTTGTCACTGGAAACACCAGGCACTTCGCAGGGGTTGAAGGCGTTTCCGTACTAAAGCCCCCGTACCGGTGA